From the candidate division KSB1 bacterium genome, one window contains:
- a CDS encoding SPOR domain-containing protein, which yields MRFSCRCLDLGGALFLAVLVVGCAARRQVTEQGAPGKNAGIVEDWDPGSLGESEPVIPMPDRSSRIGGQVPSVGVDTVAQPSSVLGYRVQIVSTPFEEVAREVRKEALLKFEEPVYMVFDAPYYKVRVGDCISRFEAEELQQKAMEKGFGQAWVVRTLVSASPPRERP from the coding sequence ATGAGGTTTAGTTGTCGCTGTCTAGACCTTGGAGGTGCACTCTTCCTCGCGGTGCTGGTGGTGGGGTGTGCGGCGCGACGACAGGTGACCGAGCAAGGGGCTCCTGGGAAGAACGCAGGAATTGTAGAGGATTGGGACCCAGGCAGCCTGGGCGAGAGTGAGCCAGTGATCCCGATGCCGGACCGGAGTAGCCGCATTGGGGGGCAGGTTCCGAGCGTGGGGGTGGACACAGTAGCTCAGCCCTCGTCGGTCCTTGGCTATCGGGTGCAGATAGTGTCTACGCCTTTCGAAGAGGTCGCCCGCGAAGTACGCAAGGAGGCGCTGCTGAAGTTTGAGGAGCCAGTGTACATGGTCTTTGACGCGCCTTACTACAAAGTCCGGGTGGGGGACTGCATCTCCAGGTTCGAGGCAGAAGAACTCCAGCAGAAAGCCATGGAAAAAGGTTTTGGCCAAGCGTGGGTAGTGAGGACCTTGGTCTCTGCATCTCCTCCCCGGGAGCGCCCTTAG